From Streptomyces sp. TLI_053, a single genomic window includes:
- a CDS encoding phosphopantetheine-binding protein, whose amino-acid sequence MAENPAPRLSLDRIRQDVADVLRVDPGDLEDDELLLEQGMDSIRLMTLVQQWRDETGTDVTFVDLAGRATLTRWWELLRDK is encoded by the coding sequence ATGGCCGAGAATCCCGCCCCGAGGCTGAGCCTGGACCGCATACGGCAGGACGTGGCCGACGTCCTGCGGGTCGACCCCGGCGACCTCGAGGACGACGAGCTCCTGCTCGAGCAGGGCATGGACTCCATCCGGCTGATGACCCTCGTCCAGCAGTGGCGCGACGAGACGGGGACCGACGTCACCTTCGTCGACCTGGCCGGCCGGGCCACCCTCACCCGCTGGTGGGAACTGCTCCGCGACAAGTGA
- the ddaH gene encoding dimethylargininase: MPATDTIPTPLVKAAGAHRVRVATPRRFLMCEPLHFDVTYSINPWMDPGKPVDPGLALAQWTALRELYQSLGHTVEVIEPAPGLPDMVFAANGATVLDGKVLGARFRHVERTAEGPAYLDWFAGNGYRELHWPEHINEGEGDYLVVGRRILAGSGFRTDRRSHAEAQEFFGVPVIGLTLVDPRFYHLDTALAVLSDDEVMYYPPAFSAGSRAVLRELFPDAILADEEDAVVFGLNALSDGRHVLLPAAATGLQRRLRERGFEPIGVDLTELLYAGGSVKCCTLELRS, encoded by the coding sequence ATGCCTGCAACGGACACGATCCCCACCCCGCTCGTCAAGGCCGCCGGTGCGCACCGCGTCCGCGTCGCGACGCCGCGCCGCTTCCTGATGTGCGAGCCGCTGCACTTCGACGTCACCTACTCGATCAACCCCTGGATGGACCCCGGCAAGCCGGTCGACCCCGGCCTCGCCCTCGCCCAGTGGACCGCCCTGCGGGAGCTGTACCAGAGCCTCGGCCACACGGTGGAGGTGATCGAACCGGCGCCGGGCCTGCCCGACATGGTCTTCGCGGCCAACGGGGCCACCGTCCTGGACGGGAAGGTGCTGGGAGCCCGCTTCCGGCACGTCGAGCGGACCGCCGAAGGGCCCGCCTACCTCGACTGGTTCGCCGGGAACGGCTATCGGGAGCTGCACTGGCCCGAGCACATCAACGAGGGCGAGGGCGACTACCTGGTGGTGGGCCGCCGGATCCTCGCCGGGTCGGGCTTCCGGACCGACCGGCGGTCGCACGCGGAGGCACAGGAGTTCTTCGGGGTCCCGGTCATCGGGCTGACGCTGGTGGACCCGCGCTTCTACCATCTCGACACCGCGCTGGCCGTGCTGTCGGACGACGAAGTCATGTACTACCCGCCCGCGTTCAGTGCGGGCAGCCGGGCGGTGCTGCGCGAGCTCTTCCCCGACGCGATCCTCGCGGACGAGGAGGACGCCGTGGTGTTCGGGCTGAACGCGCTCTCGGACGGCCGTCACGTGCTGCTCCCGGCCGCTGCTACCGGCCTCCAGCGGAGGCTGCGCGAGCGGGGGTTCGAGCCGATCGGCGTCGACCTCACCGAACTGCTGTACGCCGGTGGCAGTGTCAAGTGCTGCACGCTGGAGCTGCGTTCCTGA
- a CDS encoding tryptophan 7-halogenase — protein MSTAEQPTLHEEFDVVVVGGGPGGSTAATLVAKHGHRVLLLEKETFPRYQIGESLLPATVHGICRLLGVQDDMERAGFMVKRGGSFRWGTNPVPWNFLFALAPELSGPTSYAYQVERMKFDDILLRNAAKHGVDVRENCAVGEVLEDGERVSGVRWTGPDGRRHEATARWVIDASGNRTRISRHAGGERVYSEFFKNLALFGYFEGGKRLPGADRGNILCAAFDEGWIWYIPLSETLTSVGAVVSRAKAPEIQGTQQEQEKALLGFVDRCDIVRDYLSEATRVTEGTYGELRVRKDYSYANTRFWRPGMALVGDAACFIDPVFSTGVHLATYAGLLAARSINSVLAGDLTEQRAFEEFEGRYRREYAVFYEFLSAFYDMQGNEENYFWKAKKVTAFDSTDLEAFVTLVGGVASRERALTGPAELAERFASSSKSLADAVAATGSMQTESGERMDHLFGAKVVGDVMQEMNDIQRRGVLGTGTKESPLLEGGLVPGPDGLSWVEPATG, from the coding sequence TTGAGTACTGCCGAACAGCCCACGCTGCACGAGGAGTTCGACGTCGTCGTGGTCGGCGGCGGCCCCGGTGGCTCGACCGCCGCCACCCTCGTCGCCAAGCACGGACACCGGGTCCTCCTGCTGGAGAAGGAGACCTTCCCGCGCTACCAGATCGGGGAATCGCTGCTGCCCGCCACGGTGCACGGCATCTGTCGCCTGCTCGGCGTCCAGGACGACATGGAGCGGGCCGGATTCATGGTCAAGCGGGGCGGCAGCTTCCGCTGGGGAACCAACCCCGTGCCGTGGAACTTCCTCTTCGCGCTCGCCCCCGAGCTCTCCGGGCCCACCTCGTACGCGTACCAGGTCGAGCGGATGAAGTTCGACGACATCCTGCTGCGCAACGCCGCCAAGCACGGCGTCGACGTGCGCGAGAACTGCGCGGTTGGGGAGGTGCTGGAGGACGGCGAGCGGGTGAGCGGGGTGCGCTGGACCGGCCCGGACGGCCGCCGGCACGAGGCCACGGCGCGCTGGGTGATCGACGCCTCGGGGAACAGGACGCGGATCAGCAGGCACGCCGGAGGGGAGCGGGTCTACTCCGAGTTCTTCAAGAACCTCGCGCTGTTCGGCTACTTCGAGGGCGGCAAGCGCCTGCCGGGAGCCGACCGGGGCAACATCCTCTGCGCCGCCTTCGACGAGGGCTGGATCTGGTACATCCCGCTCAGCGAGACGCTCACCAGCGTCGGCGCCGTCGTGAGCCGGGCGAAGGCCCCCGAGATCCAGGGCACGCAGCAGGAGCAGGAGAAGGCACTTCTCGGCTTCGTCGACCGCTGCGACATCGTCCGTGACTACCTCTCCGAGGCCACCAGGGTCACCGAGGGCACCTACGGCGAACTCCGGGTCCGCAAGGACTACTCGTACGCCAACACCCGCTTCTGGCGGCCGGGCATGGCCCTGGTCGGCGACGCGGCCTGCTTCATCGACCCGGTCTTCTCCACCGGCGTCCACCTCGCCACCTACGCCGGCCTGCTGGCCGCGCGCTCGATCAACAGCGTGCTGGCGGGCGACCTGACGGAGCAGCGGGCCTTCGAGGAGTTCGAGGGCCGCTACCGGCGCGAGTACGCGGTGTTCTACGAGTTCCTGAGCGCCTTCTACGACATGCAGGGCAACGAGGAGAACTACTTCTGGAAGGCCAAGAAGGTCACCGCCTTCGACTCCACCGACCTGGAGGCCTTCGTCACCCTGGTCGGCGGGGTCGCCTCCCGCGAGCGGGCGCTGACCGGTCCGGCCGAGCTGGCCGAACGGTTCGCCTCCTCCTCGAAGTCGCTCGCCGACGCCGTCGCCGCCACCGGCTCCATGCAGACCGAGTCCGGTGAGCGGATGGACCACCTGTTCGGCGCCAAGGTCGTCGGCGACGTCATGCAGGAGATGAACGACATCCAGCGGCGCGGAGTGCTCGGCACCGGGACCAAGGAGTCCCCGCTGCTGGAAGGCGGGCTGGTGCCGGGCCCGGACGGCCTGTCCTGGGTCGAGCCCGCCACCGGCTGA
- a CDS encoding cation:proton antiporter — MGFPSLGEHAQWALLVQLLAITALAHAAGAGVRRLGQPAVIGHLLAGVLLGPSVLGLLWSDGARLMIPQERLLGAPLNAVAWLGAAFLLLLTGLDTDLNAVRRLGRPTLLIGAGAVLLPFAAGLALALALPASFAGARAGDAAFVLLVAVSLSISSIPVVARILSELGFMQADFGRMILAVALASDALGWLALAAVTVASGPSAGIGALAAPLAGLVLLTAAVLLAGPRLVDAVLTRLPRRGTPVGDGATGTAGATGAGGHGELLTAVVLVLLLAVAAQAAGSDGLLGAFAAGVLIGRSPHHRSRLRAQLEPVTLTVLAPVFFAVAGLRMDLTALGGPGTLLWAAGYLAVAVGCKIAGAYGGARLAGLPSRQGLAVAVGLNCRGAIEVVVASVGLSAGVLSERGYTVIVLMALITTVMTGPLLRAVVPRAAVPRAAVPSAVVPSAAGAGRGGGPGDSEAATGLATPDVPARPPSR; from the coding sequence GTGGGCTTCCCCTCCCTCGGCGAGCACGCCCAATGGGCGCTGCTGGTACAGCTGTTGGCGATCACGGCGCTGGCGCACGCGGCCGGGGCCGGGGTCCGGCGGCTCGGCCAGCCCGCCGTGATCGGACACCTGCTCGCCGGCGTTCTGCTCGGCCCGTCCGTCCTCGGCCTGCTCTGGTCGGACGGCGCACGGCTGATGATCCCTCAGGAGCGTCTGCTCGGAGCACCGTTGAACGCCGTCGCCTGGCTCGGAGCGGCGTTCCTGCTGCTGCTCACCGGCCTGGACACCGACCTGAACGCGGTGCGGAGGCTCGGTCGGCCCACGCTGCTGATCGGCGCCGGGGCGGTGCTGCTGCCCTTCGCGGCAGGCCTCGCCCTGGCGCTCGCGCTGCCCGCGTCGTTCGCCGGTGCGCGGGCCGGCGACGCGGCCTTCGTCCTGCTGGTCGCCGTCTCGCTGAGCATCTCCTCGATCCCGGTCGTGGCCCGGATCCTGTCCGAACTCGGCTTCATGCAGGCCGACTTCGGTCGTATGATCCTCGCCGTCGCGCTGGCCTCCGACGCACTGGGCTGGCTGGCGCTGGCCGCTGTGACGGTCGCCTCCGGGCCCTCCGCCGGGATCGGGGCGCTGGCCGCCCCGCTGGCCGGACTGGTCCTGCTGACCGCCGCCGTCCTGCTGGCCGGCCCCCGGCTGGTCGACGCGGTCCTGACCAGGCTGCCGCGCAGGGGGACGCCGGTCGGGGACGGTGCCACGGGGACCGCGGGTGCCACCGGAGCCGGCGGACACGGTGAACTGCTCACCGCCGTCGTCCTGGTACTGCTGCTCGCCGTCGCGGCCCAGGCGGCCGGGTCGGACGGACTGCTCGGCGCCTTCGCCGCCGGAGTGCTGATCGGCCGATCGCCCCACCACCGGTCGCGGCTGCGCGCCCAACTGGAGCCGGTCACCCTGACCGTGCTGGCCCCCGTGTTCTTCGCGGTCGCCGGACTCCGGATGGACCTCACCGCCCTCGGGGGCCCGGGCACCCTGCTCTGGGCGGCCGGCTATCTCGCCGTCGCCGTCGGCTGCAAGATCGCCGGCGCGTACGGCGGGGCCCGGCTCGCCGGCCTCCCGTCCCGGCAGGGGCTGGCCGTGGCCGTCGGGCTCAACTGCCGCGGTGCGATCGAGGTGGTCGTCGCCTCGGTGGGCCTGTCGGCGGGGGTGCTGAGCGAACGCGGCTACACCGTGATCGTGCTGATGGCCCTGATCACCACCGTGATGACCGGGCCGCTGCTGCGGGCCGTCGTACCGCGTGCTGCCGTACCGCGTGCTGCCGTGCCGAGCGCTGTGGTGCCGAGCGCCGCCGGTGCGGGCCGGGGCGGCGGGCCGGGCGACAGCGAGGCGGCCACCGGGCTCGCAACCCCGGACGTTCCGGCCCGGCCGCCGAGCCGCTAG